The genome window CACTGGCCTTTACTCATTACTTGAGGGATGCTATTTTTAGCATCGTAATGTGTAGTTTGGGGTTTTACAGTACGGGACTGTACCTGCTGCTTGTGTTCGTTTGTGTTTTTAGGGGAACTACATGCTCAGACTAGAATAACTGGTCtgatttatttaacatattatgAGACAGCGTTTTTATATGGGAAGAAATTACAGCTTAGCTGTTTTGGAGTTTGGGGCATTCAAATAGTGGCgcatcttttctgtttttttgggggggagagCTGTGcatttgtatactgtatgaaggCAGGTGGTGTTGAAGGAAGCACAAACGGTTCATATTTCAGACTGCTGCCAGACTAATGCTCCTGTACGTTTGCAAATGTGTGTATTAAGtatattaaaatgctttttgcaTGCATTTTGCAGTTTACCAACGTCTGTATAAAAGCTGTAGGTTTCTAggtctacaaaaaaaaagctaaaacatCCCCGGGAACCTCCCAAAGGACAGCACTCTCCCAAAGACCTAGCTACATTTGAGTTTTGGTTtcagtttatattttgctttGCGGGTTTATTTGAAATTCCCTGAGAATTGGATAGTGAAATGATCGTTTACGTTACAGCCGGCCTGTTTAATTTTGCACGGAGGTTTTACGTGACGAGAACAAAGATGCATTCCTCCTTATATTCTCCCGTTTGGTCCCGCTCTACTGTATTAGTCATGCACAACAGGAAATACAGGGAGAGAGATGATGATTCACCCAGTGCTGAAATGTATGCGCTGTGGAGGGTGCAGTCCTCTCTCCATAACAAAGCTCTGTCAGAACCGAAGGATTCAGAGTGCTAAAAGATCGCTTTCTATTTTTCCCTCCACAAACGCCATTTCAAATATCTAAACTCTCTTAATGCTTTCAAAAGAAGTCCATTTCCCACTGTTATTTTTTCCATACATTACAAAGAAGTTTTGAAAGTTCTGTTTAAGCATATTaatctatatttttttcccttttttttcttacagtaatCATGAAAACCATACCGGCTCTGACGTCGTGGCCAAGTGTGTGATGGGATTTTTCAGTTTGAACTGATCAGCCTAAAAGAAAATGAGAATCATCCACTTCTCCAAGGAGCAATCTTGTGACCCGGAGAGTCCCCTCTTCTTATTGCGCTGAATGTGCGTGCTGCACGGCGGCTTGCAGCGCGCTTGCCCCCACCCCCCTATAATCATGCGTTTTATACTCTAAGGTGCTTTTTTTCGTGTTTTGCATATGTAGCCCGTGGACTCTATCACAACTCTCAtggctctgattggtcagagacCGCTATGGGAATCCCCATCTGCATTTAGTAGCAGCGCGATGAGGCTCATCAGAGGCCCGGTCCCGCTGTGAGCCTTGCCTCGTGTGCACAGAGTCCCGGACACATTTCGCCACAGCCAACTTCTTTAGAGGAAAGTTGTAGCGCTCCGTCCTCCTGTTTCCGAGAGACACGATGACAAGTAGTGTTGGGACATTAAAGAACGTGTGATCTCTCCAGCGGAGTCAAGCGCAaacccagaaaaatgaatggaggaaaggagagtgagagaggggaGGTGGAGGGGCAGTCTGCGCCTACCCAGGTGCCTATCGGCTGGCAGCGCAAGTTGGAGTCCGCTGGGGTCATTTATATCAGGTAAAGGATGTATGGAGGTGCTGTTAAATATCCTGGATCCaagctttttcctttttttttttttttttgttaaggcATATGAGTAATGCTAATAAATTGTTCTTTAGTCCCAGTGGATCAGTGCTGTCCAGCCTTGAACAGGTGAAGTCCTACCTACTCACGGATGGCACCTGTAAGTGTGGCCTGGAGTGTCCACTCATCCTCCCCAAGGTCAGTCTTTCCTCACTGGTCTTACTTACTGCATACCCATTTCACTTGTAAAACGGATTAATACATTTGCATTACCTGGAAATATGCAGGTCAGTGAATTATTACACAAGGTCAGCACAGAAGCACATTTTGATAATGTATGCCCACGGTTTCATGTTAACAACTTTTTTTCACAGGTGTTTAATTTCGATCCTGGGGCCGCTGTCAAGCAGAGGACTGCAGAGGATGTGAAGGCTGATGAAGATGTCACAAAGCTTTGCATCCACAAGAGAAAGCTCATAGCTGTAGCCACTCTGCACAAAAGTATGGAGTTGCCGCACCCCTCCCTAACGCTGACCGGTCCCAGTGGAGGCACAAGTACGCTCTCTTCATCTTACTGTCTTTTGATCATGTACTAATGTTTAGAaatctttttcatttcatgcaTTGAAGGTATTTGTCTCcctttaaataaatctgtttttcctttaaaggtGCTGTGACATCCATGGCCCCTACCATCCAGCGGTCTGCAACCCCTCAAGCAATAAGGAATAAGTCCCACGATGGGCTGTCAAACTCAACACTACCTGACTGTAAGAACCCTTTCAAGATGATGATGGCAGCTGGTCAGCGACACTACTCTACAGACATGAGCAGTGCTCAACAGCCGGAGCATTACTCCGGGTACCCCCGACAAAGATTGGGCAGTAATGAGCCAGGGCCCAAATCCCCCTACCGCAGTGGACCTGGAGGCATGTTGAGCCCTTCGTCAGGTTTGCAGGCATACGGGGATGGCTCTCTGTCCCCTAGAACAGACTCTTTGGGTAGTCCGGACGGATTTGCACGAAGCAATCCCTGTGGCTTTCAGGGGGCTGGCAGTCCCAGCCCAATTCATGGCAACAGTAGGACACCCATGTCCCCTCCTGGTGTCATGGTCCATGGTTCACCTGCTACCCAGTTATCCTGTGCCATGGCTGGAAGGACTAACACACCTCTCTCTCCCCCAGTCCCTAATAAAAGCCCTATTATGAAAAAGCCACACTGTAATGTCAGCTATCCACCTAGCATTGACATGACCAGAGCAGTATTTCACCACAAGGCCCAGTCTGCACCTCACCCCGGGCCTCCCCCTGTTATGCCCCCAACATGTGCAGTCCAGAAAAAACAGATGACTTCGGAAAAAGATCCTCTGGGAATTCTGGACCCTATTCCCAGCAAACATGTTATTCAAAGTCCCATGACAAATTCAAACCCATCCAACTTCCAGGCCAATGCTCACTCTCAGGTACCAATGATGAATGTAAACATCCCTCCTGCCATTGTCCCGTTGCCAAGTAACCTTCCATTACCAACAGTGAAGCCAGGGCCCGTTGGCCATGGTGGACACATGCAGAGGACTCAGCATGGAGCAGCCACCTCCATCTCCCCCTCACCAGTAACGTCCCCTGTGCACATGTCTGGGCCCGCGATGGGCCGCATGGAAGCATCTCCGCAGAGATCCCGCTCCTCTTCCACCTCGTCCGAGCATGGGAACTTTGCCATGCCCTCAGGGCCTCAGGCCCCATGTGGCAGCATCAAGGTTCCACCACGCTCACCACGATCCTCGATGGGTTCGCCCAGACCCACCATGCCTTCCAGCCCCTCTTCCAAGCCTGACGCACTCCATCAGTACAAAGACCCCAACCAAGTTCTGTCAGGAATGGGTAACGCGATAAGCAGTCAACACAACTCCATGTTTCCCCCAGCCTCAGGCACTAGCGCCCCCCAGAAAAACCACCCTGGACTATTGGGCATGCCCCTCAACCAAATCCTCAACCAGCACAACTCTGCATCTTTCCCTGCCAGTAGTCTACTCTCAGCAGCAGCCAAAGCACAGCTAGCAAATCAAAACAAACTTGGTGGTAGTAGTGGTGGGATAGGTGGCAGTGGTGCTGGTATGAGTGTTGGCCAAGGAATGGGTGCAGTCACTGGCGGCATGGGCAGCGGATGTGCTAGTCATACGAGTGGTGGTAATAATGGAAATGGTGGCAATGGGATGCCCTGCTCTCTTGGCGGTGGAAATAATGGAAGCAGGGTTGTTGAAGGTCCCAACACTTTAAATCCTATGTTACCACCCACCTCAACCATTCTAATGTCCATGCCTGAGGGGCAAAGTGGACGTGCAGCTCTGCGAGACAAGCTTATGGCACAGCAGCGTGACCCTCTCCGCAAGCGTAAGCAACCTCCAAACGCTGGCAGTCATGACAACATGGTCTTCAACGTGATGAAACCAGACATGAGTGGGCCCAGGCCAACTTGCCCTCCTCCAGAGCAAATGAGGAAAATGCCCCGGCTTGGCGGTATACCTCCTAACACCTCCATGGCCCAGCTACTCCAGTCGATGGGTAACCAGAGCTCCCACATGGCCAGGGGTAGTCGGCCATTACCTGTCGTTGGCCCCAGTCAGATGCACTTTGGAGAGGGTGTTATGACCCCTGATATGGCTCAACAGAGCATGCAGTTACAACAACGACTTCACGGTCAGTCAGACCGGATGCACTGTCCCAGCATGGAGCCTGGTGCACAAGGCCCTCAGACTCCGTTTCCGGGGATGATGAACCAGATGCAAGCCACAGTTATGGGAAATTGTGGCCCGCTTGGCCAAACTGGACAGGTTCCTCTAGGACATCCTCCTATGGGACACCCAAGTGCTCACCCACAGCAGCTGTCTCATgtacatcaacaacaacaaggcATTCCTCATGGACACATCCGCCCAAACATGTCCTGTATAATATCCAATAGCAATGATGCTAGTTGCGCCCAAGCCATGTCCGACACAGGTAAGCACAAGAGCATATACTTTTGCTTTATCGGTTGGCCTTGGTTTCAAGTGTTGGTAGATTTGGTCTAATGAGGGTTAAACAggtaaggtttaaaaaaaagaaggatgtTATCATGATTTGATTATGAACTGGATTCTGCTATATACTTATGCCTGAGTGGTTACAGTAGTGTGTATTTTGGATTTAGTAATTCTAGGGGGATAGTTTTCTTGGAATAGTTTTGGTATTGTACTGTGACAGAAGTTTAAAAGTCCATGGAGTATATGGTTTTGTGGTTCAGCACTCGTTTTAGGCCACAAAAGTGTAGCACATCATTTACCGTAAGACAGGGATGGAGAACTTTTGCTCCACGGCACTGAAGGAACGGGAAGCCAGCTATCAGCAATCTGTCTTCATCTGGCTCACCAAACTACATGCCACAAGGAAAAATCTGACTCTGTACTGTTAGACTACTTCTATAATCCGGCCCCGCCGTGAGTCATAGTAAAGTTCTCTTGCCGCTGAACCACCATGGAATGTATTTGGAATTTATTTCCAGTTTGATTTTTATGCTGCGCTAGCATatctggatatttttttttctttttttctccatcaGCCTCCTATCAATCAGATGAAGGACATATGAGTCATTTGGGTTTGCTGTGAAGAAAGCATTAAAGCTGAGTTAAACCATAGTGAAGAAAACATAGATGAGGATTTATAGTTGATGTAAAATGAGTGTTTGGAGATACGGCAGTTAAAGCTAATAGCTGTTCACTCCTTGAGATTATTAGCATTTTGCTGACTGTCTAGATCATCCATAAGTTCCTCAGATCTTATGTGCTTTAACACATGCTGTAAAACCTAGGCAGATTGGACATGCTTCACTATAACAGAGCATTTGTGCtattaatacacagcattagcATGGTGCATTGTGTGCTACCGATGAGTTAAAATTTtaccttttattaaaaaaattaaaaaaacgtgTTAGTGTgacgttataaaataaaaatttattttatatcaagCAAATACTAGATGCTGTTTAAGTTTATGTAACAGAACCAGGTTGGTAAGCAGACTATTTAAGGTTGACTAAAATGATAACTGctacacaaagagagagaaaggtggTGAAGGTAAGTGACAGCAGAAGGTGACGTGGCACCTTTGAGACGTTGACAAAAGGACAGCAGGCTAGTCGGAGCAGGAGGGGTGAGGTGGCTAGATACACATGAAAATGTATTACACCGGGTTAAGTCTGAGCACCAGGTTCAAGTGTATTTCACTGTAAAAGAGAACTTTTAGATCATAGTTGAATGATCTCCAACAACCTGACGATTGAACCAGGTTTAACCATTCATGGTTCATCGACATGAGTTATTTAGTACAGCCAGGTAACTTATGACCTCGTTATAACATATAACTGTAAGACCGACTTTATTGCTgctgttaaagttaaaaatattacaattgtCATATAAATGAAGACTAAAAAGCTAATTGGATGACTGCACGATTCTTTTTGAATTAAGATCGTGATtctttcaaattattttttgtcaCCAAAGTATTTATTGCACttaagtttaaaaacaaaaactttttaacCTAATTTTAGAGCCTGAATAATTTTAAAGCTAGTGAAAGTGAATAAAATCTTATAACAAATATAGAATAATAATCCTGTACTTCATCATCGCATACATTGGTttatatctttcttttttttttcatcagcataAATTGAATCACAATGTTTGTTAGGTAGGGTGAGATTAAATGGGTAGTTTAAAGTGTAAAGTTTGTTGTCGTCGtcaaaaattttataattttaacacACTTCTTTGTTAAATTCCAATTAGAAATGTCTCTGCTCAGACAGTAGAATGTTTTTCCAGACATTTTCCTTATTCTggataaaaataacaaacataaaCGTACGAATGCGATAATAAGGTATATACTCGCTGATAAACGCTGGAACAGAAGAAAACGATTTAGTTTGACAAATTAGTCTCTATTCTGATTG of Clarias gariepinus isolate MV-2021 ecotype Netherlands chromosome 6, CGAR_prim_01v2, whole genome shotgun sequence contains these proteins:
- the LOC128526344 gene encoding methyl-CpG-binding domain protein 5-like, whose amino-acid sequence is MNGGKESERGEVEGQSAPTQVPIGWQRKLESAGVIYISPSGSVLSSLEQVKSYLLTDGTCKCGLECPLILPKVFNFDPGAAVKQRTAEDVKADEDVTKLCIHKRKLIAVATLHKSMELPHPSLTLTGPSGGTSAVTSMAPTIQRSATPQAIRNKSHDGLSNSTLPDCKNPFKMMMAAGQRHYSTDMSSAQQPEHYSGYPRQRLGSNEPGPKSPYRSGPGGMLSPSSGLQAYGDGSLSPRTDSLGSPDGFARSNPCGFQGAGSPSPIHGNSRTPMSPPGVMVHGSPATQLSCAMAGRTNTPLSPPVPNKSPIMKKPHCNVSYPPSIDMTRAVFHHKAQSAPHPGPPPVMPPTCAVQKKQMTSEKDPLGILDPIPSKHVIQSPMTNSNPSNFQANAHSQVPMMNVNIPPAIVPLPSNLPLPTVKPGPVGHGGHMQRTQHGAATSISPSPVTSPVHMSGPAMGRMEASPQRSRSSSTSSEHGNFAMPSGPQAPCGSIKVPPRSPRSSMGSPRPTMPSSPSSKPDALHQYKDPNQVLSGMGNAISSQHNSMFPPASGTSAPQKNHPGLLGMPLNQILNQHNSASFPASSLLSAAAKAQLANQNKLGGSSGGIGGSGAGMSVGQGMGAVTGGMGSGCASHTSGGNNGNGGNGMPCSLGGGNNGSRVVEGPNTLNPMLPPTSTILMSMPEGQSGRAALRDKLMAQQRDPLRKRKQPPNAGSHDNMVFNVMKPDMSGPRPTCPPPEQMRKMPRLGGIPPNTSMAQLLQSMGNQSSHMARGSRPLPVVGPSQMHFGEGVMTPDMAQQSMQLQQRLHGQSDRMHCPSMEPGAQGPQTPFPGMMNQMQATVMGNCGPLGQTGQVPLGHPPMGHPSAHPQQLSHVHQQQQGIPHGHIRPNMSCIISNSNDASCAQAMSDTGNASSLNCSIGNPQMGSIISSTGHMYQQHQLHPALQSMHGVSPYQTQGHPYSETPFPENSTSNNMGCMYQDYQRCMPDGTPISHNQMSSQPGVTSLPAEAGMFQEGQQELQVQNEVRLGAGAGGQGSEQLPGVEAVDALYRTAVDKASKGMQAGIATTTVGSSGTQGSPVPALRAMTAFTASIGEPHGLPHAVNAVIHGPRGHEGTDVLVQQCTRPQPPPRNNRARRSSEHGKRTPDSTDAHDYFRSPRKQWEEPGHAHWRGEEFLECSAQVRSSPCNDGGGEQRTASGTDLNLQCHDSSEPTGDGNPGNFRYNSLPLHINFKERLHPLPLHVNFKERLEQTVEQCAHINGGPPLCVRGSYNEPLTGDDQSPSSSTSLEGPLLKDYAHFNGHFNGHCAPSPSDTKSLSSEEELRHPDSPSAELLHYRPRGLNVGELVGETLVNSMGVKHLVWPIKGFPAWPNKLVGEEHSHNPSMQLSDQAKVEPEKLKTLTQDLEARDRAAKRNRKAGKLNNPLEAAIQEAMSELDKMSGTVHPMSSRDRERQMKLPKPKRRKISR